The Mercenaria mercenaria strain notata chromosome 8, MADL_Memer_1, whole genome shotgun sequence genome has a segment encoding these proteins:
- the LOC123529500 gene encoding carbohydrate sulfotransferase 10-like, with protein sequence MLSVESYMCYTRFRFRNIIIKMKKTTHIWLLVSCMTVMYVFVYKIRGQHDGFKWSYTEPYLTEQNSHRLIQKKHIDSEERQHEKEAIVKEENQVQMNINVTSKTNADMRHHHEIYSSDKNIVQRLQLIKYKCKHYFKSKQLDQSSVISKGTIFAIPTKINYCETPKVGCTFWKSILRFIARDYPKGRQPRKPTDIDRWYVHFGNWDHIKKYSDLNEALESGHLLNGYNFMFAREPYSRLWSAYLDKFYLPDFWATMSKKIRPVDKSKCAHDVTFKEFLSFIVKDSIHLDRHWTPLHRLCSPCHVNYDAIGKMETFNDDSKFILERLGYGKLMNFTKKNPNRRGKEEIFMLAKYNLSFKNSSCFNHKLIANRLWSVFQMNGFLSKELTFPFEMFKDEMFYNKTGTTAVFLSYAFKALDYTKISNINLGVQKYQFMINAYRTIPLSLLYKVQKLFQLDFELFGYDAEPIDIFSWQ encoded by the exons ATGTTATCAGTTGAATCATATATGTGTTACACCAGATTTCGTTTTAGAAACATAATT attaaaatgaagaaaacaacacATATTTGGTTACTAGTGAGCTGTATGACTgttatgtatgtttttgtttacaaaatcagAG gTCAACATGATGGTTTTAAATGGAGTTATACAGAACCTTATCTCACTGAACAAAATTCACATCGGCTTATTCAA AAAAAGCATATTGACTCAGAAGAGAGACAGCATGAAAAGGAAGCCATAgtaaaagaagaaaatcaagttCAAATGAACATAAATGTTACATCGAAAACAAACGCTGACATGCGACACCATCATGAAATCTACAGCTCCGACAAAAACATAGTCCAACGACTACagctaataaaatataaatgtaaacattacttCAAAAGCAAACAGCTTGATCAATCTTCTGTGATTTCCAAAGGAACTATTTTTGCTATTCCTACAAAAATTAATTACTGTGAAACTCCGAAAGTCGGATGTACATTTTGGAAGTCTATACTGCGGTTTATAGCTAGAGATTATCCAAAGGGTAGACAGCCCCGAAAACCTACCGATATAGACCGATGGTATGTTCATTTTGGAAATTGGGAtcatatcaaaaaatacagtgaTCTGAATGAAGCTCTTGAAAGTGGACATTTATTAAATGGATATAACTTCATGTTTGCACGTGAGCCGTACTCGAGGCTTTGGTCAGCGTACCTTGACAAATTCTATTTACCTGATTTTTGGGCAACAATGAGTAAAAAAATAAGGCCTGTTGATAAAAGTAAATGCGCTCATGACGTTACATTCAAAGAATTTTTGTCATTCATTGTCAAAGATTCTATACATTTGGATAGACATTGGACTCCGTTACATCGACTGTGCAGTCCCTGTCATGTAAACTATGACGCAATTGGTAAAATGGAAACATTTAATGATGACAGTAAGTTCATTCTGGAAAGGTTAGGATATGGTAAATTaatgaattttactaaaaaaaatccaaacagaAGAGGTAAAGAGGAAATTTTCATGCTTGCTAAAtataatttaagctttaaaaacaGTAGTTGTTTCAACCATAAATTAATTGCAAACAGATTGTGGTCAGTTTTTCAGATGAATGGGTTTCTTTCCAAAGAGTTAACATTtccttttgaaatgtttaaagatGAAATGTTTTACAACAAAACGGGTACAACGGCCGTATTTTTAAGCTATGCTTTTAAGGCTTTAGATTATACAAAAATCTCTAACATTAATCTGGGTGTCCAGAAATATCAATTTATGATAAATGCATACAGGACTATACCATTGTCACTCCTGTATAAAGTTCAGAAATTATTCCAACTTGACTTTGAATTATTTGGCTATGATGCAGAACCCATTGATATATTTTCGTGGCAATGA